In Mesotoga sp. BH458_6_3_2_1, a single window of DNA contains:
- a CDS encoding DUF1349 domain-containing protein, translated as MNLSYFNAETIRRFTWFNEPEHWELEDGNLIVRPDARTDFWQKTHYGFRNDNGHFLFLSLTCDFSLVVGAKFSPVNQYDQAGVMVRVSPSCWLKSSVEFEGSDPARLGAVVTNSGYSDWSTQNVPAETKSLRVRVDRKGPDYSVYAWQNGWVQLRLARLLEDDGKLPVMVGPYCCSPKGSGYRVVFEEISLQSE; from the coding sequence ATGAATTTGTCATATTTCAATGCAGAAACAATAAGGCGTTTTACATGGTTTAATGAGCCAGAACATTGGGAATTGGAAGACGGGAATCTAATCGTCAGGCCAGACGCTCGAACAGATTTCTGGCAGAAAACACATTATGGGTTTCGGAATGACAATGGGCATTTCCTGTTTCTCTCTCTCACATGCGATTTTTCTCTGGTTGTTGGAGCCAAATTCTCTCCAGTGAACCAGTATGATCAAGCTGGAGTTATGGTAAGAGTTTCTCCTTCTTGTTGGCTTAAGAGTTCGGTTGAGTTCGAGGGGTCTGATCCCGCACGATTGGGAGCAGTGGTAACTAATTCAGGTTACTCGGACTGGTCAACTCAAAATGTTCCGGCCGAGACGAAGAGCCTCAGAGTACGAGTAGACAGGAAAGGTCCTGATTATTCCGTTTATGCTTGGCAAAACGGATGGGTTCAATTGAGACTTGCCAGGTTACTGGAAGACGATGGGAAGCTTCCTGTTATGGTGGGACCTTACTGCTGCAGCCCAAAAGGTAGCGGTTACAGAGTGGTTTTTGAAGAGATCTCCCTACAGTCTGAATGA